In Scleropages formosus chromosome 6, fSclFor1.1, whole genome shotgun sequence, the genomic stretch agcccgactatatctagacggtatctctcaacttcccgcaccagctcaggctccttccccgccagtgaggtgacattccaagtcccaaaaaccagagttggcgcccgaggtttgggtcggccgggcactcggccccgaccaccgcccaaatcacaacgcaccggccccttatggtttctccggcaggtggtgagcccaccgaagagcggctccacgttgtggcttcgggctgagcccggccaggccccgtgggcatagacctggccaccaggcgctcgcatgcgagcccccccccaggcctggctccagggtggggccccggtgaccccataccgggcggggtaaacggacgccttgatattttcgtcataaggggtttttgaaccgcgctttgtctcgtctgtcatccaggacctgtctgccatgggagaccctaccaggggcatgtagccccagacaacatagctcctggactcattcaggcactcaaacccctccaccacgataaggtggcggttcacggaggaatTGATTTAAATAAGTTATGTGAATTTATCTATAAAATAacgtttttaaaatatgttgtttgTTAAATGCTCTTCAAATCAGCCAGAGATGTCTTCATATTGACAATTTTGTGTTCCCGGCCGCAGCTTTTTGGGAGCCCAAAGCAGGGTTCGAACACGTTTTATTATGGGTTTTAAACGGCACATTTTAACCTTAGTCTTTCGTCTTCATCCTAAATTTTAGTCTTTACTTCTCCGCCCGTGTAATGAATGATGCAATATTGTTTAAAACTGACTTCATGGAATTAAATTACAGAAACTCATAACGTAATGTATAgtggtaaataaaaatgtcatgtttgaTCGGTATGTGATGATAATCTGAAATGGCGTGAATAATGAATTTGTTGTGTGGGTATGTTAGTCATAGTGAGTGTCACATGCCCTTATAGATGTTTGGATGTTCCTTATGGATTCCTTACGATATACAACTGTGTGTTATTTTGAGATAATTCCAGATGCATGTACATCTTCAAATTACACTCCATATACTGTTTGGCTTTTTGTGCTTGTGGTCTAAATGCATATCTGTACACAATACTGTAAACATGATACGCATATATGTTTGTACCTTCTCAGGAGGCATAAGGTCCAGGACGTGTTTAGCAGAGAGTCCCAGCAGAGGCGGCTGCTCCTGACTGGTGGTGGAACTGGGATCCAACTGCCTTACACATTGGGCCACCAACAGACACTGCTCCATGGTTTCATAGAACTACACAAGGCAGGAAAAATTAAAGCGACTCTTCATGAAATTAACCAAAGAATATGGTTTGcaacattataaataatttgGATATGATGCCAGTTTTGAAGGATGACTGGAACTGGTCTGACTGGATGACTGGTTTTTCGGTTTTACACAAACATGAGAAAGGAGAAGCTTGAAAGCTCTGCAAGCAgtagagacacagagagacccTCGCAATGAAGAGCAAAGTCTTCTTCATGTCTCTTATACCTTGTTATCCTCCGAGGAGGTACTGTTGTGATGCTGTCTGACGCAGTGGTCCTGGATCATCTCCTGCAGAAGCCGAAACAAACTTTCTGACTGCATCCAGGCCAGTCTCTGCGTCTGGAgctctctctctgcctgcagGCGCACAAGATTACAGACACATCTCCTCTCAGTAAATTAACATACATGCCGACACACACGGTGATTTTGTGGCTAAATAAACAGCGATTAAAACAAATCTTGAAGCTTTGCTATGGTTTTGGTGGCCTTCACCTCTCAGGAACGTTACTGACTCTCAAGGCTTTATGATGGAGCCTTTCCTCATGCAACAGCAGGGGTTCTTCCCAtggcatcagtgaaacactaaAAGGAGTCAAGTGTTGAGGGGCACAATCCTCAGCACAGCAAAGTAAGAGTCCAGGAACATCCAAGGTAATTGGACtgggaacaaaaacaaaactccaTTTCTATAAAATGTCACAACAATACAGCTAACAATCCTAATAAACTCatactccagttaaaaaaagaaaacttttaatTCACAAATCAGTGACTGAAATGGAggggtgggttggaccttgtcctgctcttcggtgggtctggggtttaagtcctgcttggggtgccttgcgacggattggcgtcccgtcctgggtgtgtcccctccccctccggttctgcgccctgcgctgctggattaggctccggctccccacgacctcgtatggtgtgtgtgtgtgtgtgagtgagagagactgaAATTACTCATTAACCTGCGAATATTCATAACcaacaattaaattattttttaagcacACGGTAAAAAGCAAAAGATTTAACTTCatgtaaaaagtaaaacctCCTAAAATAACAGCAAGACTTAAACCTTTGGACTCTGCATCCATAAAACAACTGCAAGtgcttaaaataaatactgaaatgtcggaaagaacagcagaaagTAAATGAACACTGAAGGCGTAACTCCACCCAGTTCCAGCATTACTCATCATTAAAACTCTGGcattaatattataaattaagCAACAGAGGATCCGATAAAAGGAAAAACGGATTACCGAGTGCCAAGAATTAGAAGTACTGATACATAAAAAGATTCCTGCTTCTGTTCCCTGGATCATGGACCTTCCTTTctcactaaaaattacccaactcttcaaatgctgacacttttctctaaagcaacttacaattatttacccatttatacacttgggTAATTTCACAGCTGGAGGGAtgttcaaacctacaaccttcaggtcctcACTGCAACCTTCAaccaaacctacaaccttcaggtcctcactgcaaaactcagacagcttcgtcaggccaaagaagacgcctacaagaacagggacggagtcttgtataaacaggccaaaaacacactggcaaaggagatcagagtggctaagagaaactactctgaaaagctgaagaaacagttttcagccaacgatcctgcatcagtgtggaaaggcctgaaagacatcacaaattacaagataccaccccccagcaccgtgtcaactcaacaactagccgacgatttgaatgattttttattgcaggtttgataaaccctgtctcacaccgcacacccattcagaccctctctccacgaatcaattaacacctccagtaacccccaccttcccccctcctgcacctttgatctgcgaagaggaggtgcgtcgggtcttcgtcaaacagaagacaaggaaagcaccaggcccagacggcgtctcaccggcctgcctaaaaacctgtgctgaccagctggcccctatcttcacaaagatcttcaacagatcactggagatgtgcgaagttccttcctgcttcaaacgctccaccatcatccccatcccaaagaaacccaaaatcacaggacttaatgactacagacctgtcgccttaacgtctgtggtcatgaagtcacttgaaaaattggtgttggactacctgaaagacatcactggacccttgctggaccccctgcagtttgcttaccgagcaaataggtctgcggatgatgcagtcaacatgggactgcactacatcctgcaacatctggacaaaccagggacttatgcgagaatcctgttcgtggacttcagctcagccttcaacaccatcatcccacacctcctcctgtccaaattaacccaactctctgtgcccacctccatctgtcggtggatcaccaactttctgacagacaggcagcagatagtgaggctgggaaaattctcatccaatactcgcacaatcagtactggcgccccccagggatatgtgctctccccactgctcttctccctgtacaccaacgactgcaccgctaaagacccctctgtcaaactcctgaagtttgcagacgacaccacactcatcggcctcatccgggatggtgacgagtctgcttacaggcAGGAGGTCCAatagctggctgtctggtgcagtcataacaacctggagctgaacacgctcaaaacggtggagatgatcgtagacttcaggagaaacacctcagcattatccccactcaccatcatgaacagcactgtggcaacagtggagtcattcaggttcctgggcaccaccatctcacaggacctgaagtgggagttccacatagactccattgtgaagaaggcccagcagaggttgtacttccttcgccagctgaggaagttcaacctgccacaggagctactgatgcaattctactctgcagtcatcgagtctgtcctctgcacttctataactgtctggttcagctcagctacgaagtcagacatcagaagattacagtagatagttcggactgctggaagaatcatcggcacatcccccccagctctccaagaactgcactcgtccagagtcagtaaaaggactagcaaaatcattgtagacccctcgcatccaggccacttcctcttcgaacctttgccatctggccggcgctacagagcactgagcaccaggacagccaggcataagaaaagtttccttcctcaggccatctacctcatgaacacctaaatctctcccctagagagtaaaccagtgcaatacataatgctatttatatttatatttctaactttttatcacatcatatctcttctcacactcccttgcatttgtaactagtgactatttttgtatataatattgggtactgtatattttcatatatttttcaactcttattcacatactctatcttctcatctatcttgccactgtcattctgtctgtgctctggaagttcctgtcaccaagacaaattccttgtatgtgtgaacatacttggcaataaagctcgttctgattctgattcaaaggcagcagcgctaaccactacactgcctgctctctatcagtttttttaatta encodes the following:
- the haus4 gene encoding HAUS augmin-like complex subunit 4 isoform X1, which encodes MQSESLFRLLQEMIQDHCVRQHHNSTSSEDNKFYETMEQCLLVAQCVRQLDPSSTTSQEQPPLLGLSAKHVLDLMPPEKIAPS
- the haus4 gene encoding HAUS augmin-like complex subunit 4 isoform X2; amino-acid sequence: MQSESLFRLLQEMIQDHCVRQHHNSTSSEDNKFYETMEQCLLVAQCVRQLDPSSTTSQEQPPLLGLSAKHVLDLMPPEKAT